In Caldicoprobacter guelmensis, the sequence GAAGAAATTAAAAAGAAATACGGTAGAGTAAATACATTGAATACTAAATGGTATAAAGCGGATTTACCTGCAAACGAAAGGCTTTATCGCATGAAAGGTAATGGAATTGTTACTGATGATACATTGATGACGTTATCTTTAATTAACGTATACTGTATTAAAAAAAGGCATTTAGATGCATATGATCTTGCAGATGAATTTATTAAAGAAATAGCTTTTAGGCCTAAGTATATTCCCGAATTTGGTAGAGAGGCGTTCCTTATAGAACGCCTCTTCTACCCTGAAAAATATCTATTTCTTAGGCATGCCTTGGCTAATTGTAATCCCAGAGAAGGCGGTATTGGCAATATGGTAAATTGTGGTGCTGCTATGTATATTGCACCTGTAGGAGTTGTTAATGCTTGTGATCCTATGGCGGCGTATAATGAAGCTATAAGTTTTGCCATGGGTCATCAATCAAGTTATGGTTTGGAAGCTGCGGGTGTATTAGCTGCATGTGTAGCAAAAGCATTTGAGCCTGATGTTGATATTAGCGATATTATTCAAACAGCGTTAAATTGTGCAAAAGATGGAACTAAGAAAGCTATAGAAGAGATTTGTAATGCAGCATTAAAGTTAAGAAAGTATAAAGATGATAAAGATCTTGTAGTAAAAGAGTTTCATAAAATAATGTCATATTTTTCTCCGATGGGGGATGATGTTAACAAAACAATAGAAAAAGTAGGTATTCCTTCTAACTATTATACCCCAAATAGGTTGTTTAGTATTGAAGAACTTCCCATAGCGTTAGGATATATTACACTTCACGATGGTGATTTCCAGAATTCTGTGATTGATGGAATTAACTCTGGAAGGGATACAGATTCGATCGGAGTAATGATAGGAGCTATACTTGGTGCTAAACATGGATATAAAGTGATTTCAAAAGAAGATATAGAGACTCTCGAAAAAGTTAATAAATTAAATTTAATAGAAGCTGCTGATAGATTTGCTGAAGTAGCCCAGTATATAATCCAAAAGGATTTAGAATTATGGGAGAAAAAGAAAGATTTTTATAATAAGTTAGGATTAGGGGAAGATAGTAAAGAAGGGAGATTGAACCAATAATGATACCAAAAGATTATATAGAAAAAGTATATGCAGGATTGTTAGGTAAGGTTATCGGTGTAAGATTAGGTGCTCCTGTGGAACCTTCGGTGTGGACCTATGAAAAAATCAAAATGGTATACGGTAATATAACTTCGTATATTAAAAATTACAAAAATTTTGCTGCAGATGATGATTTAAATGGACCTATATTTTTTCTGCGAGCTTTATATGATGATGCAAAAGATCGGGAACTCGAACCACAAGATGTTGGAAGAGCGTGGTTAAATTATACTAGAGATGGTATTGGTATGTTTTGGTGGGGAGGTTACGGTAGAAGTACTGAACATACAGCTTATATGAATCTGAAAAATGGTATTTCTGCTCCGGTTTCTGGTTCAATTAAACAAAACGGTCATATCTTAGCAGAACAAATAGGAGGACAAATTTTTATTGATACGTGGGGATTGGTTTGGCCAAACAATATAGAGAAAGCAGCTGAATATGCTGGGAAAGCAGCTAGTGTTTCTCATGATCGAAATGGGATTTTTGGTGCCAGATTTATAGCTGCATGTATTTCCAAGGCTTTTTCTACCCAAAATGTTTTTGAAATAATTAAGGCAGGTTTATCGGTAATACCAGATGATTGTACTTATGCTAAGCTTGTAAAATCGGTGTTAGATTTTTATAACAAACATCCTGAAGATTTTAGGGAATGTCGTGATTATTTAGAACAAAATTGGGGGTATGATAAATTTCCAGGAGTATGTCATATTATTCCAAACGCAGGAGTTTGTGTTTTATCTTTACTTTATGGGAAAGGAGATTTTGCTCGTACTATTGAAATTGCGACTATGTGTGGTTGGGATACTGATTGTAATGCTGGTAATGTTGGTACTATTATAGGTGTGGCACAAGGGTTAAGTGGGATTAAAGAACATTATCGAGTTCCAGTTAATGATTTAATAATAGCTTCAAGCATATCAGGATATTTAAATATTATAGACATACCTACACTTGCTAAAGAAGTGGCTATTCTGGGCTATAAATTGGCTAAACAAGATCCTCCATCTGAATTGATAGAGTCTTTTGTAGAAGGAGAAATATATTTTGATTTTGAATTGCCAGGATCCACTCATGGTTTTAGGCTTTCGGATTCGGTAAATTATAGATTAAGACATACTAATGAAATAGCTTATAAAGGAAAAGGAGCCTTAGAAGTGTTACTTGATAGAGTAGTGAGTGGCCAAATTACGAAAGTCTACTACAAACCTTTTTATAGAAGATTTGATTTTGATGATGAAAGATATAGTCCCACCTTTGCGCCGAAAGCTTATCCTGGCCAAAAAGTTAGTATGAAATTGTATTTAGATCAATGGAGTGGAAGAGAAGTAGCTGTCATTCCTTATGTTAGGAATACTTATACTAAAGAGGATATTAAACTGGGGTACTATGTTCTAAATAATAATAAGTGGCAAGATGTAGAGTTTGTTATACCTGATGTTGAAGGTGCAATGGTAGATGAAGTAGGTATCATTGTTGATAATAATTCTACGATTAAAGATCGGTTACTGGGGCGATTGTTTATTGATGAATTTAGAATTAAAGGTAAAGCCAAGTATACTATAGATTTTTCAAAACAATTTGAAGAATTCTCGTGCGTTACACCTTTTTCTCATAACAGAGGAGCTTGGTTCATTGAGGGGAATAGAATGCATTGCCTTTGTATAGACCATTGTGAGGCTTATACAGGTAATTATTTTACTCGAGATATACGAATTAGAGCATTAGTGAATCCTCAGAATGGATTTAGTCATAACATCGCTTTCAGAGTTCAAGGTGCTATGAGAGGTTATCATGTGGGATTTAGTGGTAAAAATCAGGTTTCACTAATACTAAATGATTTTGGATTTAAACCTCTGCTAACAGTTCCATACAAGTGGCGTCATAACAAAAATTATTGGTTTGAAGTAGTAGTAAAGGGAAGTTGTATAGTATTTTATATTGATGGTAAGAAAATTTTAGAGTATGAGGACGAACGTTATAAGTATGGAATGTTTGGAATTAGTAGCTTAGATATTGGTAGAGCTTATTGGAGTCAAATTGAAGTCGAGGAATTATAAGGTAGTGAAAATAAACAACTTAAAATTTTGAATTTATACGCAAATTATAATATGTTCAGCCCAATGAGAGGGAAAGTTGGTGTTATGTGTAAGTCTAAAATTGGAAATTTATACAGTGTCATATATATAATAATAGGCAGTTTTATATATTCTGTTGCTGTTAATATTTTTCTAATTCCGCATAAATTATTTAACGGTGGCTTAACCGGGATTGCGTTGATATTTGAGTATTTATTTTTTGTACCAACTGAGGTTACTACGATTATTCTTAATATTCCTCTTTTTATTGGTGGTTATAGATTCTTAGGTAAACGTTTTGTATATTTAAGTTTTGTGGCCATGATAAGTATGTCTGTTTTTTTGTCTCTTACTAGAAATTGGCAGATAGAGGTAAAAGATATTATGCTGGCATCTATTTTTGGTGGATTAATTTCCGGGATTGGTGTTGGTATAATTATCAAAAATGGAGGTTCATTAGGTGGAGTTAATATTATCTCACTACTTGTAAATAAATTTTTTTCTTTCGATATAGGAAAAACAGCAATAATATTTAATTTTTTGTTGTTATGTGTAGCAATATTATTCTTAGATATTGAAATTGTAATGTTTTCAATGATAGGCATTTTTATAAGTAATAGAGTTGTTGATATTATACAAATGGGTTTTAATCGTAAAAAAATCATAATAATAGTATCAGATTTAGCGGATGAAATGGCTCGAGAATTTTTTCAGCATATACAAAGGGGAATTACATTTTTAAACGGTATAGGAGCGTATACGGGACAAACAAAAAAGGTTATCTATATGGTTGTATGTACCAGGGAACTGCCAAAAGTTAGAGAAATAGCACATAGAATTGATCCTAATGCCTTTATATCTATTATTGATACTAGAGAGGTAGAAGGTAAAGGATTTAAAACTCCTAACTTTGTAAGTTAAAGTTTTAAATACTTTCAAATAAAGTCTTTTTTAAAACTATCCAAAATTTTGTGTGTAGACAAATAGTAAAGCTCCTTTCTGGATAAAATTAACGACATGAAACCAGAAAGGAGCGTTTTATTTTGTGTACGCTCCAATTGATGTTTACTGAAAAGTCAATTTTGCCATTCAAAATAAAATCTGCAATTGTAAAACAAAAAACGATGCGGGAACGTTGTTTTTATAGGGTAACCCTTTAGTAAGTGAAGTTTTCTTAGCATACAAAGTTGATAAGACCCTCGGTTTGAGTAGAGTAACACTTCGGGAAATCCAGAATATAATGACAAATAAAGAAGGATATATGGATAAATATACAAATAGGAGGGGGTACTGTATATGGATTATCGATATCCGGAGCATTATCCGCCAAGAGCGCCCTATATGTACAATTATCCGATGTGGAAAAGGGTGGACCTGGCGGAGGCATATATACCTTATCAACGCTATACTACCAGCTTTTCACCCATGGAAGCGCTGCATGCGGGTACTATGTTTCCGGAGCTTGTAAGGCCATATGAAAAAAACGATTGTGAAGGGGGTCGTGGTCTATGAACCATGCTTACAACCACGACGAGAGGCAGGAGCTTTTAGAGCAGATAAAGGCAATAGAATTTATGACGGTGGATTTAAACCTGTATCTTGATACTCATCCCAATGATCGCAGGGCTTTAAATGAGTACAACTATTATACCCGTCAGCTGCAGGCACTAAAAAATGAATACGAGATGCGCTACGGGCCTTTGACTAATTTTGGTTATGCGATGAGCCAATACCCCTGGGCCTGGATCAACGAGCCGTGGCCGTGGGAAGAAGAATACTATATGGAGGGATGATAGGATATGTGGATATATGAGAAGAAATTGGAGTATCCTGTAAGGATAAAGAATTCCAACCCTAGGATGGCGAAATATATCATTACTCAATACGGGGGACCTGATGGAGAACTGGCGGCTTCCTTAAGATACCTCTCACAGAGGTATCACATGCCCATACCCGAAGCTAAGGCCATATTGAATGATATAGGTACAGAAGAATTGGTACCATAAGGTTATCAGTTTATTTTTTTGGTAGTTTAGGATAAATGACAAGCTCAAAATCATCCTGTTTATCTGGACACCACCTGCTACCTCTTACAGTCTTTGTATATACTGCTTTTTCAATAACTTCCTTGAGCAGTTTATTCCTCTCGGCTGGATCTTCTATGTTGTAATAAGATTCCAAGATACCTTCTATTTTAGGGACTATAAGCCTTTTGCTTTCTTCCCTGGAAGAGATATCTTCTAGTATTTTTTGCAATTCCTCTTTTTCCTTTCTGGCATTTTCTATCCTTTCGCTTAAAATCCTGGAACGTTCAATAAACTTGTCCACGGAATAGACACCTTGTTCAAGCAGGTCATGTAAACGGTTATATTGCATATTCAATGTCTCAAGCTCTTTTTCAATCCTGTTTAGGGATGTTTTTATGAGATCCACATCTTCAGAATTGTTTGAATATTCTTCCTTTTCGCTCAATTCAAGTTTATAGTCTTTAAGCCATATCTCTAATGCTTGAAGTAACCTTTTCTCCACCAGATCCAAGAGGGTACTTACATTCTTACAAGAAGTATACTGACACATGAGAAGGTCCGGCCTTCCATCGTTGAAGGGCCTTCTTATCATTTTCCGGCCACATATGCCACATACGATTAAACCAGCCAGCGGATTTTTGATGATATACTTCCTGGGGACCGGGACACTAGGATTCTTCGCTAAACGTTCCTGGGCCATCCTAAAAGTTTCCTCATCGATTATAGGCTCATGTAATCCGTCCACTACCAGCCATTCTTTACTTCTAGGTCGTTGTACTACCGTTTGACCGTTTATTATTTTCTTAATCTGTGGTCTAAAATTCCAGCGAATTTTCCCAATATAAACGGGATTACGAAGTATTTCCTGAACAGATGCATTTACCCAATCGCCACCGTTTGCGGCAGGTATCTTCATGTCGTTTAATTTCCTAACAATCTGGGAAACACCTATCCCATTGACGTACCACTCAAATATCTGCTTTACCACCCTGGATTCTTCAGGGTGAGGTACCAGAGTATAGCCCTTATCTTTTTCTAGTTTCTTCCGTATATAACCATACGGAGGCTTATTGCCAACATATTTGCCTTCTTTAACCGATTCAAGCCTACCACGTTGTAAACGTCTGTTTATGACCTTATATTCCCTTCTAGACATAAACAAACCAAATTCAAAATATTCCTCATCAAACTCATTTTGAGGATCATAAACCTTGATAGGGGTAATGATCTTTGTATTTGAATACTTAAAAGTTTGGGCCACTATCCCTTGATCTATAGTATCACCACGGGCCAGGCGTTCAACTTCTACAACCAATACACCTTCCCACATTCCTTCTTCGACATCATGTAGTAATTGTTGCATTACTGGTCGGGAAGATATAGTTTCACCGGACCCAATCTCTTTATAAATTTTAGTTACATTTAGGCCCATCTTCCTGGCCAGCTCCAGCAGTATTTTTTCATGTCTCGCTAAAGTTTCTCCTTCTCCTCTTTCCTCTGCTTCTATATCAGCTCTGCTTTTCCGTAGGTATATGCAATATGCCATTTTAAAAACAACTCCTATTTGATCCTACGCAGAATAAATTCATCATGCTTTTTAACTTCTTCCTCAATACGGGTAAGCTGTTCGGCATTTTGCTTGTATCCATCAAATAGAGCTTTCAGCTTTTCGCCATGATCATGCTCTATTTTCAGGACAGTATTTTTGACTTCTTTAAGCTCGTTTTCTACTTTACCAATTCTTTCGTTTACCTGTTTAAACCCTTCCTGCATTTCAGCATATACGTGCCTAAACCCTTCTTGCATTTCAGCATATACATTCCTAAACCCTTCTTGCATTTCGCCACGGATATTATTAAACCTTTTATCCATTTCAGCATATACATTTTTGAATCCTTTTTGCATTTCAGCATACATTTGAGTCATCAGCTCAAACATTTTTTCTTCATTGTTCATAATGCTCCACCCTTTCTGATTGTATTTTGACTTTTAATATTTTTTGCTTGTTTGCTTTTTTCCATAATCATTTTACTCTTTTCAACGAGCTTAATCAAATCTGGCCTTTCACATAGTATTACGTTGTTTTTCTTAGCCAATTCCTTAGCCGCTTCAGTAAAGTAGTTGTTTGTTATTACAATAGCATTTTGTGCGTTATAATAAGATTTTGCGGCGACTATTTCCTGCACAGCTTTAATTCCGACTTTAGATTTATAGCGTTTAGCCTGCACTATATAGGTTTTTCCGTCTTTTTCCATATATAAATCTGCTCCAAAATCACCAGAATCCGGTGTTTTTTTGACCCTGTAACCTAGAGATTTAAATAATTCTTTCAAGAAAATTTCAAACTGGTGTCCTGTCATTCTGTCAATATTAAGTATTGGATTTCTTCTCTGACTTTTGGGCTGTTTACTGCTCAATATTCCAAAAAGGGCCTTTTCAAAAAACTTCAAGTCTCTTTTATTTGATAAACGTTCAAGCCACTTTTCTTTTAAATTGCTTAAATAAGCTGCTATTACTGCAACAAATAAAGTAGCACAGAATAACCAGATGAAAAAGAAGACAATAAATAAATTTTGTGCCATGCAGTTTCCTCCATTTACCCTTACCCTTTTAATTGCTTTATTGTGCGTTTGAATCCAAAGCTGATGACATTTCGTCTTTGGTCTTATCCATTTTATCTTTTAATTTTAACAGTTCAACAAATTTCTCCAATTCCTTTTTGCTTTCCGGACTTAATTCGTTAATACCTAATTTGTCATAAGTTTTCTCATAGGGGTTACGAATGTCAGAATAACCAAGGAGATAGTCTGTAGAAACGTTAAATAGACGAGCTATCTTTTTCAGAGTTTCATAATCTGGTTGTCTTTCGTTTGTCTCATACTTTGATAGAGCGTAATAAGTAATACCAATTTTTTGAGCTAATTCAGCTCGTCCCATATTTGTTTCTTCCCTTAATTGTTTAATTCTATCTCCAATTTTCATATTTCTCCTCCTCTGAATATCATTATACCAAACGTCCAAATAATTGATAGATATTTATACAAAATGGGTAAAATTGTGTTGACATTCTACAAAATGTCTATTATAATATAAAGCGTAGAGTTACTAAGTAAGGGGGAACCGATATGAGGGAAGTTTTACGACAATACAGATTAAAGAGCGGTATGACAGTTGAGCAAATAGCAGAGATTGTAAAAGTTGCCCCATCAACCTACTATAAATGGGAAGATGGCAGTAGAAGTCCTAATATAAAAAAGGCTTTACTCTTAGCAAAGATTTTAGGCAGTACAGTTGAAGAACTTTTTTTTGATGAATATTTAGACAAAACGTCTAAACAAAACAAAAAAGAAAGCATACAGTAGCATAGTACAAACTATAGAATTCATATTTTATTTAAAGCATTTTAGATTTGGGGGTTTTTTAATGAGCAATATAGTAGAAACCTATAAAATTAACAATACCACTATCAAAATCTGTGATGATGCATACAAAAACAAAACCTCAGAGGATATACAAGCAATTCTTAAAAGAATTACCCATATCCGCTTACAAACAATATATCGAAAATCTACTTACCAGGAATGTAGAAAACCACATCTATTGGGGATACGATAACAAACAAAGGGGAGGAGAAATATCATGAATTCTCAAATAAACTTTACGTCTAATCCAAAATTTGTACAAGCTCTATCGGAAGGCTATAAGACAGATAAGATGACTTTGGACGAGGTTTTATTGCGCCATTATCACATCAAAAAGGTCCTGCAATCTATACTGAGCGAGGATGAACTTAATCTTTTAGACAGAATTCTTGTTGAACAAAAGGTAAGAAGAGAACTATTAGGAGAAGCTAACTCAGAACAAGGAGTCTTTGAAAGTTTATATGAAAAGCTCCATGGGCCGATATGGGAAAAATACGAAGATTAAATGAGGGGAAAAATCATGGCAAAACAACATAAAACGAAATGTCCATTTTTTCTATCACTTACGAGCTGAAAGACTAGAATTTTGTGAAAAATCGGTTAGAATGGCACATTACCAAAACAAATGCTCATCTGATTTTGAAACTTGTACTATGTACAGGGCTTTAAATAAGTAGTTAACTAAAAACCTTTAAGAAGAGGGTGTTAAGAAGATGATGAATAATTATTTAGAGCAGTTAGAGAGAATAAGGGATTTAAAATATAGGATTTATGAATTTCTTTATCCTCCAGATGAAAGAGTGATTACAGTTGAGAAGGTAGCGGATTGGTGCTTAGAGTTATGTGAGATACTTGAAGAGCTTGTTAAAGATGAGTGATATTGTCCCATCTATAAAAAAGCTATCGAAAATCTAATCAAAGGATGATAGACATGAATTACATAAAGCAGATCAACGCTTTTTACGACTGGCTCGAAACAAATTCTCTGTCTCTATCCGCTATTGCATTATGGCATGCTCTTATGCACATATGCAATAAAACAGGATGGGCAACGGAATTTGCTGTAGCCACGTCGGTACTTAGTATTAAAACAGGTTTGTCAGATAGAGCGATTCGTAATGCCAGGAATGAACTTAAACAAAAAGGCAGGATTGATTGGAGACCCCGCAAAGGTAATCAATCAGCTATATATACCATTATTCCTTTCCCGGAAGATTTGACGGAAATATATTCCGACAACCGTTCCGGCAATCATACCGGCAATCGTTCCGACAAATATTTGTCGGAAATAAATTCCGACAATCATTCCGGAAACTGTTCCGGAAACCATTCCGGGAACTGTTCCGGCAATCATTCCGCATTATATAAACTAAACGAAACTAAACGAAATATAAATAATAATGACGACGACGTCTATATTATTAGTAACAGCCAGCCCAAAACTGTAAACGACAATGACCCTCTGGTGTTTTATCAGCAGAACGTAGGTCCTTTAACGCCATTTGTGGTTGATCTCGTCAACGAATACAGAAAAGAACTCCCTGACGATCTGATCGTTGAGGCACTTAAACTGGCAATAAAGAACAATGCAAGAAACCTGAGATATGTGGAAAAAATTTTACTCTCATGGCTTGACAGAGGCATTCGCTCACTAGATGACTATAAGCGTCATGAGGCAGAATGGGAAAACAGAAAGGCAGGCCAGGAGACGAGCAATGGGCAGGAAAGAAAATACAGCACAGAAGAGATAGAAGGTGCAATAAGGTACATCAAGAAAAAAATCAAGGGATACGAGGGCAATAACGTAATTGAATACATCCACACCTTAGGTTACCCGGACGAGGTGGTCGAAAATGCAATAAAAATCATGATTGAGAGGGGTGAACTGGCAGTATGAAATTCAGAGTTATTCCTCTTTCGTTACGGGAAGCAAACGAATTTGTTGAAAAATATCATCGACATCACAAGAAAGTCCAAGGTCATAAGTTTTCGATAGGCGCAGTAAATGAAAACGGGGAATTATGTGGTGTAGCTATAGTGGGTCGCCCAGTCGCAAGGTTGCTGGACGATGGTTTCACTCTAGAAGTCACTAGATTGTGTACTAACGGTACTAAAAATGTTTGTTCATTTTTGTATGCCGCATGTAGAAGGATAGCACGTGAAATGGGATATAAGAGATTAATAACCTATGTATTAGAGTCAGAATCTGGAACATCGTTGAAAGCCGCAGGTTGGAAATGTGTTGGACTAGCAGGTGGGGGAACGTGGAACAGACCCAATATAGGTCGTTACAGAGAAGATAAACATCCTATTTGCAGAAAAATTAGGTGGGAGGTGAATTTAGCATGAGCATGTCAGCTATTGGAGAATGCATGGATCTTGAATCTTTAAAATCAACGTTTCAAAGTTTAGAGGGAAGAAATTATGATGAACGTAAATGTATTATATGTGGCTCAATTGTGAAATTTTATGATGATGAGTATAAAAAACCATGTAAGAGATGTGGAACAATGGTTTTCTTAAAGATTGAAAAACCTAAAATTAAAAGGCAAATAAAATGTTGGGTGTGCATGGATAAAGGCATAGTGCAATTCCCTATTCAGGCTGATAATAAGATATATTATTACGTTGCCCGGTGTAATTGCCCGGCTGGCATGAAGTATCCTTCCACAATTCCTTTGTTAGCCCAATGTGAAATGGCCCCAAGGGAGGAATTTATAGAGCTCGAAAACAGAAAAACTTGTGCCCCGGACACCGTCCTGGTGTAGGAAGGCCAGATAAGGGAGTGAAAGCATGAACAAAATATATTTTGCTTATGTTGATGAGGATATGGGAGGAACATATATATCTGCTCCAAATTTGAGA encodes:
- a CDS encoding recombinase family protein; its protein translation is MAYCIYLRKSRADIEAEERGEGETLARHEKILLELARKMGLNVTKIYKEIGSGETISSRPVMQQLLHDVEEGMWEGVLVVEVERLARGDTIDQGIVAQTFKYSNTKIITPIKVYDPQNEFDEEYFEFGLFMSRREYKVINRRLQRGRLESVKEGKYVGNKPPYGYIRKKLEKDKGYTLVPHPEESRVVKQIFEWYVNGIGVSQIVRKLNDMKIPAANGGDWVNASVQEILRNPVYIGKIRWNFRPQIKKIINGQTVVQRPRSKEWLVVDGLHEPIIDEETFRMAQERLAKNPSVPVPRKYIIKNPLAGLIVCGICGRKMIRRPFNDGRPDLLMCQYTSCKNVSTLLDLVEKRLLQALEIWLKDYKLELSEKEEYSNNSEDVDLIKTSLNRIEKELETLNMQYNRLHDLLEQGVYSVDKFIERSRILSERIENARKEKEELQKILEDISSREESKRLIVPKIEGILESYYNIEDPAERNKLLKEVIEKAVYTKTVRGSRWCPDKQDDFELVIYPKLPKK
- a CDS encoding ADP-ribosylglycohydrolase family protein translates to MIPKDYIEKVYAGLLGKVIGVRLGAPVEPSVWTYEKIKMVYGNITSYIKNYKNFAADDDLNGPIFFLRALYDDAKDRELEPQDVGRAWLNYTRDGIGMFWWGGYGRSTEHTAYMNLKNGISAPVSGSIKQNGHILAEQIGGQIFIDTWGLVWPNNIEKAAEYAGKAASVSHDRNGIFGARFIAACISKAFSTQNVFEIIKAGLSVIPDDCTYAKLVKSVLDFYNKHPEDFRECRDYLEQNWGYDKFPGVCHIIPNAGVCVLSLLYGKGDFARTIEIATMCGWDTDCNAGNVGTIIGVAQGLSGIKEHYRVPVNDLIIASSISGYLNIIDIPTLAKEVAILGYKLAKQDPPSELIESFVEGEIYFDFELPGSTHGFRLSDSVNYRLRHTNEIAYKGKGALEVLLDRVVSGQITKVYYKPFYRRFDFDDERYSPTFAPKAYPGQKVSMKLYLDQWSGREVAVIPYVRNTYTKEDIKLGYYVLNNNKWQDVEFVIPDVEGAMVDEVGIIVDNNSTIKDRLLGRLFIDEFRIKGKAKYTIDFSKQFEEFSCVTPFSHNRGAWFIEGNRMHCLCIDHCEAYTGNYFTRDIRIRALVNPQNGFSHNIAFRVQGAMRGYHVGFSGKNQVSLILNDFGFKPLLTVPYKWRHNKNYWFEVVVKGSCIVFYIDGKKILEYEDERYKYGMFGISSLDIGRAYWSQIEVEEL
- a CDS encoding DnaD domain protein; this translates as MNYIKQINAFYDWLETNSLSLSAIALWHALMHICNKTGWATEFAVATSVLSIKTGLSDRAIRNARNELKQKGRIDWRPRKGNQSAIYTIIPFPEDLTEIYSDNRSGNHTGNRSDKYLSEINSDNHSGNCSGNHSGNCSGNHSALYKLNETKRNINNNDDDVYIISNSQPKTVNDNDPLVFYQQNVGPLTPFVVDLVNEYRKELPDDLIVEALKLAIKNNARNLRYVEKILLSWLDRGIRSLDDYKRHEAEWENRKAGQETSNGQERKYSTEEIEGAIRYIKKKIKGYEGNNVIEYIHTLGYPDEVVENAIKIMIERGELAV
- a CDS encoding XF1762 family protein encodes the protein MKFRVIPLSLREANEFVEKYHRHHKKVQGHKFSIGAVNENGELCGVAIVGRPVARLLDDGFTLEVTRLCTNGTKNVCSFLYAACRRIAREMGYKRLITYVLESESGTSLKAAGWKCVGLAGGGTWNRPNIGRYREDKHPICRKIRWEVNLA
- a CDS encoding helix-turn-helix transcriptional regulator, producing MREVLRQYRLKSGMTVEQIAEIVKVAPSTYYKWEDGSRSPNIKKALLLAKILGSTVEELFFDEYLDKTSKQNKKESIQ
- a CDS encoding ADP-ribosylglycohydrolase family protein, producing the protein MIKFKDRVRGVVLGIAYGDALGAPVEKLSYEEIKKKYGRVNTLNTKWYKADLPANERLYRMKGNGIVTDDTLMTLSLINVYCIKKRHLDAYDLADEFIKEIAFRPKYIPEFGREAFLIERLFYPEKYLFLRHALANCNPREGGIGNMVNCGAAMYIAPVGVVNACDPMAAYNEAISFAMGHQSSYGLEAAGVLAACVAKAFEPDVDISDIIQTALNCAKDGTKKAIEEICNAALKLRKYKDDKDLVVKEFHKIMSYFSPMGDDVNKTIEKVGIPSNYYTPNRLFSIEELPIALGYITLHDGDFQNSVIDGINSGRDTDSIGVMIGAILGAKHGYKVISKEDIETLEKVNKLNLIEAADRFAEVAQYIIQKDLELWEKKKDFYNKLGLGEDSKEGRLNQ
- a CDS encoding YitT family protein — protein: MCKSKIGNLYSVIYIIIGSFIYSVAVNIFLIPHKLFNGGLTGIALIFEYLFFVPTEVTTIILNIPLFIGGYRFLGKRFVYLSFVAMISMSVFLSLTRNWQIEVKDIMLASIFGGLISGIGVGIIIKNGGSLGGVNIISLLVNKFFSFDIGKTAIIFNFLLLCVAILFLDIEIVMFSMIGIFISNRVVDIIQMGFNRKKIIIIVSDLADEMAREFFQHIQRGITFLNGIGAYTGQTKKVIYMVVCTRELPKVREIAHRIDPNAFISIIDTREVEGKGFKTPNFVS
- a CDS encoding spore coat associated protein CotJA, producing the protein MDYRYPEHYPPRAPYMYNYPMWKRVDLAEAYIPYQRYTTSFSPMEALHAGTMFPELVRPYEKNDCEGGRGL
- a CDS encoding restriction endonuclease, whose translation is MAQNLFIVFFFIWLFCATLFVAVIAAYLSNLKEKWLERLSNKRDLKFFEKALFGILSSKQPKSQRRNPILNIDRMTGHQFEIFLKELFKSLGYRVKKTPDSGDFGADLYMEKDGKTYIVQAKRYKSKVGIKAVQEIVAAKSYYNAQNAIVITNNYFTEAAKELAKKNNVILCERPDLIKLVEKSKMIMEKSKQAKNIKSQNTIRKGGAL
- a CDS encoding spore coat protein CotJB, with protein sequence MNHAYNHDERQELLEQIKAIEFMTVDLNLYLDTHPNDRRALNEYNYYTRQLQALKNEYEMRYGPLTNFGYAMSQYPWAWINEPWPWEEEYYMEG
- a CDS encoding helix-turn-helix domain-containing protein, yielding MKIGDRIKQLREETNMGRAELAQKIGITYYALSKYETNERQPDYETLKKIARLFNVSTDYLLGYSDIRNPYEKTYDKLGINELSPESKKELEKFVELLKLKDKMDKTKDEMSSALDSNAQ